Proteins encoded by one window of Juglans regia cultivar Chandler chromosome 15, Walnut 2.0, whole genome shotgun sequence:
- the LOC108993041 gene encoding methyl-CpG-binding domain-containing protein 2-like isoform X4: protein MRRDKLGWSNLLQQELEDVSSSSSSSEDESLETEDEDEQSNENASKQLVLYDPLTNGTDEIEPVPDPIQSQTPFRRYSAPNSSPRVLPSVGAFTVQCASCFKWRLIPTKEKYEAIREHILEQPFYCNTAREWRADISCDDPTDISQDDSRLWAIDKPNIAQPPPGWQRLLRIRGEGSTKFADIYYQAPSGKKLRSMVEIQKYLLEHPEYMSDDVSLSQFSFQIPKPLQENYVRKRPPQLKASHVTRPLEPGEASPLALMGPDNCPDSQLTRPGLPPNFEDPVFDPVGRPAKKRSRPPG, encoded by the exons GAACTCGAAGACgtctcttcttcatcctcttcttcaGAGGATGAGTCTCTTGAGACAGAGGATGAAGATGAACAATCTAATGAGAATGCCTCAAAACAGTTGGTGCTCTATGACCCATTAACTAATGGTACAGATGAAATCGAACCTGTTCCTGACCCCATTCAGTCCCAGACTCCATTCCGGAGATACTCAGCTCCGAATTCATCGCCCAGAGTTTTGCCATCTGTAGGGGCTTTCACTGTCCAGTGTGCTAGCTGTTTTAAATGGAGGCTCATCCCAACAAAGGAAAAGTATGAAGCAATACGTGAACATATTCTGGAGCAGCCTTTTTACTGTAATACTGCTCGTGAGTGGCGGGCTGATATATCATGTGATGATCCAACAGACATTTCTCAGGATGACAGTAGGCTCTGGGCAATTGATAAGCCTAATATTGCGCAGCCCCCTCCTGGGTGGCAAAGGCTGCTACGGATCAGAGGTGAAGGAAGCACCAAGTTTGCAGACAT ATATTATCAGGCGCCATCAGGCAAGAAACTACGCTCAATGGTGGAGATCCAAAA GTACTTGCTGGAACATCCGGAGTATATGAGCGATGATGTATCTCTCTcacaattttcatttcaaatccCAAAGCCTTTGCAGGAAAATTATGTGAGAAAGCGTCCTCCTCAGCTGAAAGCTTCACATGTCACTAGACCTCTTGAACCTGGTGAAG CGAGTCCTCTGGCTTTGATGGGTCCGGACAACTGTCCAGACTCCCAGCTTACTCGACCGGGGCTGCCTCCTAACTTCGAGGACCCAGTTTTTGATCCTGTTGGTCGTCCTGCAAAGAAGCGATCTAGGCCCCCCGGATAA
- the LOC108993041 gene encoding methyl-CpG-binding domain-containing protein 2-like isoform X2: MCSSPEKFSLNVEKEEKDITGSSFLANYESNLQELEDVSSSSSSSEDESLETEDEDEQSNENASKQLVLYDPLTNGTDEIEPVPDPIQSQTPFRRYSAPNSSPRVLPSVGAFTVQCASCFKWRLIPTKEKYEAIREHILEQPFYCNTAREWRADISCDDPTDISQDDSRLWAIDKPNIAQPPPGWQRLLRIRGEGSTKFADIYYQAPSGKKLRSMVEIQKYLLEHPEYMSDDVSLSQFSFQIPKPLQENYVRKRPPQLKASHVTRPLEPGEASPLALMGPDNCPDSQLTRPGLPPNFEDPVFDPVGRPAKKRSRPPG, encoded by the exons ATGTGCTCATCCCCTGAAAAGTTTTCCCTTAATGttgaaaaggaagagaaagataTTACTGGTTCAAGTTTCCTAGCTAACTATGAGAGCAACCTTCAGGAACTCGAAGACgtctcttcttcatcctcttcttcaGAGGATGAGTCTCTTGAGACAGAGGATGAAGATGAACAATCTAATGAGAATGCCTCAAAACAGTTGGTGCTCTATGACCCATTAACTAATGGTACAGATGAAATCGAACCTGTTCCTGACCCCATTCAGTCCCAGACTCCATTCCGGAGATACTCAGCTCCGAATTCATCGCCCAGAGTTTTGCCATCTGTAGGGGCTTTCACTGTCCAGTGTGCTAGCTGTTTTAAATGGAGGCTCATCCCAACAAAGGAAAAGTATGAAGCAATACGTGAACATATTCTGGAGCAGCCTTTTTACTGTAATACTGCTCGTGAGTGGCGGGCTGATATATCATGTGATGATCCAACAGACATTTCTCAGGATGACAGTAGGCTCTGGGCAATTGATAAGCCTAATATTGCGCAGCCCCCTCCTGGGTGGCAAAGGCTGCTACGGATCAGAGGTGAAGGAAGCACCAAGTTTGCAGACAT ATATTATCAGGCGCCATCAGGCAAGAAACTACGCTCAATGGTGGAGATCCAAAA GTACTTGCTGGAACATCCGGAGTATATGAGCGATGATGTATCTCTCTcacaattttcatttcaaatccCAAAGCCTTTGCAGGAAAATTATGTGAGAAAGCGTCCTCCTCAGCTGAAAGCTTCACATGTCACTAGACCTCTTGAACCTGGTGAAG CGAGTCCTCTGGCTTTGATGGGTCCGGACAACTGTCCAGACTCCCAGCTTACTCGACCGGGGCTGCCTCCTAACTTCGAGGACCCAGTTTTTGATCCTGTTGGTCGTCCTGCAAAGAAGCGATCTAGGCCCCCCGGATAA
- the LOC108993041 gene encoding methyl-CpG-binding domain-containing protein 2-like isoform X3 yields the protein MRRDKLGWSNLLQQEEKDITGSSFLANYESNLQELEDVSSSSSSSEDESLETEDEDEQSNENASKQLVLYDPLTNGTDEIEPVPDPIQSQTPFRRYSAPNSSPRVLPSVGAFTVQCASCFKWRLIPTKEKYEAIREHILEQPFYCNTAREWRADISCDDPTDISQDDSRLWAIDKPNIAQPPPGWQRLLRIRGEGSTKFADIYYQAPSGKKLRSMVEIQKYLLEHPEYMSDDVSLSQFSFQIPKPLQENYVRKRPPQLKASHVTRPLEPGEASPLALMGPDNCPDSQLTRPGLPPNFEDPVFDPVGRPAKKRSRPPG from the exons gaagagaaagataTTACTGGTTCAAGTTTCCTAGCTAACTATGAGAGCAACCTTCAGGAACTCGAAGACgtctcttcttcatcctcttcttcaGAGGATGAGTCTCTTGAGACAGAGGATGAAGATGAACAATCTAATGAGAATGCCTCAAAACAGTTGGTGCTCTATGACCCATTAACTAATGGTACAGATGAAATCGAACCTGTTCCTGACCCCATTCAGTCCCAGACTCCATTCCGGAGATACTCAGCTCCGAATTCATCGCCCAGAGTTTTGCCATCTGTAGGGGCTTTCACTGTCCAGTGTGCTAGCTGTTTTAAATGGAGGCTCATCCCAACAAAGGAAAAGTATGAAGCAATACGTGAACATATTCTGGAGCAGCCTTTTTACTGTAATACTGCTCGTGAGTGGCGGGCTGATATATCATGTGATGATCCAACAGACATTTCTCAGGATGACAGTAGGCTCTGGGCAATTGATAAGCCTAATATTGCGCAGCCCCCTCCTGGGTGGCAAAGGCTGCTACGGATCAGAGGTGAAGGAAGCACCAAGTTTGCAGACAT ATATTATCAGGCGCCATCAGGCAAGAAACTACGCTCAATGGTGGAGATCCAAAA GTACTTGCTGGAACATCCGGAGTATATGAGCGATGATGTATCTCTCTcacaattttcatttcaaatccCAAAGCCTTTGCAGGAAAATTATGTGAGAAAGCGTCCTCCTCAGCTGAAAGCTTCACATGTCACTAGACCTCTTGAACCTGGTGAAG CGAGTCCTCTGGCTTTGATGGGTCCGGACAACTGTCCAGACTCCCAGCTTACTCGACCGGGGCTGCCTCCTAACTTCGAGGACCCAGTTTTTGATCCTGTTGGTCGTCCTGCAAAGAAGCGATCTAGGCCCCCCGGATAA
- the LOC108993041 gene encoding methyl-CpG-binding domain-containing protein 2-like isoform X1, protein MRRDKLGWSNLLQQMCSSPEKFSLNVEKEEKDITGSSFLANYESNLQELEDVSSSSSSSEDESLETEDEDEQSNENASKQLVLYDPLTNGTDEIEPVPDPIQSQTPFRRYSAPNSSPRVLPSVGAFTVQCASCFKWRLIPTKEKYEAIREHILEQPFYCNTAREWRADISCDDPTDISQDDSRLWAIDKPNIAQPPPGWQRLLRIRGEGSTKFADIYYQAPSGKKLRSMVEIQKYLLEHPEYMSDDVSLSQFSFQIPKPLQENYVRKRPPQLKASHVTRPLEPGEASPLALMGPDNCPDSQLTRPGLPPNFEDPVFDPVGRPAKKRSRPPG, encoded by the exons ATGTGCTCATCCCCTGAAAAGTTTTCCCTTAATGttgaaaaggaagagaaagataTTACTGGTTCAAGTTTCCTAGCTAACTATGAGAGCAACCTTCAGGAACTCGAAGACgtctcttcttcatcctcttcttcaGAGGATGAGTCTCTTGAGACAGAGGATGAAGATGAACAATCTAATGAGAATGCCTCAAAACAGTTGGTGCTCTATGACCCATTAACTAATGGTACAGATGAAATCGAACCTGTTCCTGACCCCATTCAGTCCCAGACTCCATTCCGGAGATACTCAGCTCCGAATTCATCGCCCAGAGTTTTGCCATCTGTAGGGGCTTTCACTGTCCAGTGTGCTAGCTGTTTTAAATGGAGGCTCATCCCAACAAAGGAAAAGTATGAAGCAATACGTGAACATATTCTGGAGCAGCCTTTTTACTGTAATACTGCTCGTGAGTGGCGGGCTGATATATCATGTGATGATCCAACAGACATTTCTCAGGATGACAGTAGGCTCTGGGCAATTGATAAGCCTAATATTGCGCAGCCCCCTCCTGGGTGGCAAAGGCTGCTACGGATCAGAGGTGAAGGAAGCACCAAGTTTGCAGACAT ATATTATCAGGCGCCATCAGGCAAGAAACTACGCTCAATGGTGGAGATCCAAAA GTACTTGCTGGAACATCCGGAGTATATGAGCGATGATGTATCTCTCTcacaattttcatttcaaatccCAAAGCCTTTGCAGGAAAATTATGTGAGAAAGCGTCCTCCTCAGCTGAAAGCTTCACATGTCACTAGACCTCTTGAACCTGGTGAAG CGAGTCCTCTGGCTTTGATGGGTCCGGACAACTGTCCAGACTCCCAGCTTACTCGACCGGGGCTGCCTCCTAACTTCGAGGACCCAGTTTTTGATCCTGTTGGTCGTCCTGCAAAGAAGCGATCTAGGCCCCCCGGATAA